Sequence from the Deltaproteobacteria bacterium genome:
GCGGGTCGAGCCCTTCCTGCTTTACGTACCCGAGGACGGCCTCCGCGGTCCGGGTGTCGGCGATATAAACGACTTTCCCATTCCGTTCGAGACCTTGGCGCAGAAAAGACGTCAGTAGAGCCCTGTGTTGTTCGTCGGTCTCGAAAATACAGCAGAGGTGGTCGCCGCACGTGAGATCCGAGATGTCGGGAGGAGGGTTGGGGTCGACGCTATTCATAGGTGGCGACCTTTCTCCAGATCGTCCGTCGTCGTCGAAAGCATAACAAACAAATGCGTTATTCGTATAAAGAATTCGCGATACACCCAACACTCAGCCCCCTGGGTGGGGCGAGTACTGCGTGGGAACCGCAATGAAAAAGGCCCGCGCAGGGAAAACCCTGGCGGGCCTTGAAAAGTGCTGGCTCCCTGGGCAGGACTCGAACCTGCAACCTAGTGGTTAACAGCCACCCGCTCTGCCGGTTGAGCTACCAGGGATCGTGAGGCGGCAGACAGGAAAATATAATCCCGCCCCACCCAACCGTCAAGCGGTTTGGGCGGTCGGCTGCGTGGGGAGGTCACGCCGGAGCCACGCGTCGAACCCGCCGTGGATCACCCCGACCCGATCGAACCCGCGCTTCATGAGGATCCGCGCCAGACTGGCGCTGGTGGCCTCGCCCGGTCAGGTGCAGTAGAAGACGAGGTCCCGGTCCCGGGGGAGATGGTGGACTTGCCGGTGGAACGAGGCGGGACGAACGCGCACCGCGCCCGCGATCATCCGGTCGGATGCGTCGTAATCGTCGTCGCGCCGAAGGTCGAGAACGAGGAGCCCCTCTCCCGAGAGCATCCGGCGGTGGACCTCCTCCGGATCGAAGCGCGGCGCGGCGTACCGTTTCACCAGCCAGAACCGGTAGCCGATCCTCCACGCTACGGTGGCGCAAAGCCCGCCTGCGAGGATCCACCCCAACATCCCCTGGACTCCGCGGGCCGACGCCGCGATCTCCTCGCCGAAGAGGAACCCGAGCGCGACCCCGCTTCCGGCCCACATCAGGGCTCCGGCGAAGTCCAGGAGGAGAAAGGCGGGGAGCGGCATCGACGCGACCCCCGCCAGCGGCGGCACGATCGTGTTCACGCCGGGGAGGAATTTCGCGAACAGGATGGTGGCGCTCTTCCGCCGGTGGAACCCGTCCACCGCCCGTTCCAGGCACGCGTCCGGGTTGAACGAAATCCGGCACAGGCGATCGAGCACCCGCTTCCCGCGCCACCGGCCGACGAAGTACCAGATTCCGTCCGCGAGGAGCGCGCCGGCCACCCCGACCGCCACGATGAGAGGCGCGGCGGCGTGCCGCGTGGAGGCGTACGCCCCCGCGAGCATCAGGACCGGGAACGCCGGGATCGGAAGCCCGGCGTTTTCCAGGAAGGTGAAGAGGAATACCGCCGCGACGCCGTACCGGCCGACGAGAACCGCGAAGCTCTCCACGGCCTACCGTCCTTCCGCCTTCTCCCCCCGGAGCACGGAGCAGGTGGAGACGGCGCGG
This genomic interval carries:
- a CDS encoding DedA family protein; the encoded protein is MESFAVLVGRYGVAAVFLFTFLENAGLPIPAFPVLMLAGAYASTRHAAAPLIVAVGVAGALLADGIWYFVGRWRGKRVLDRLCRISFNPDACLERAVDGFHRRKSATILFAKFLPGVNTIVPPLAGVASMPLPAFLLLDFAGALMWAGSGVALGFLFGEEIAASARGVQGMLGWILAGGLCATVAWRIGYRFWLVKRYAAPRFDPEEVHRRMLSGEGLLVLDLRRDDDYDASDRMIAGAVRVRPASFHRQVHHLPRDRDLVFYCT